From one Triticum aestivum cultivar Chinese Spring chromosome 4B, IWGSC CS RefSeq v2.1, whole genome shotgun sequence genomic stretch:
- the LOC123090010 gene encoding uncharacterized protein codes for MLAKFGLPPEGNKQEAGPRTRPIYKETKRSTTSDVAQDEWGRKRHGSRGEASSVWRPESTKGYFRLGFVSVSPPFHTRWLLATQATRNPSRRRMPNPTPYASLLNDAPPADVDGADADLDLCPDGGLCWPDDPLETVIGYVSMLDDGFLEGLGLGSLPPRGPVGDGKDYPGGSLAGMKADADLSSPAEEGPLSLSDAGAPGGRKRSAFYVFDSKPEGLPPARARSLSCSTTTTSSSTASGTRSLSPTPGGTEAPREPASEDEDLRWNLPRKPHHRRAVRRRAAYPSWSLALPPELMSAPAYDCHGDSIANDDKDKDYVLSHCKNGRRGNGGPRRAGRQQKKTEGKICTHCRVEDTPQWRTGPAGSGTLCNACGIRYKMGKLFPEYRPSTSPDFSSLEHSNRHKNVERIRDRKKKLKVMSPEVQVSPDADDKLLLRVCKYER; via the exons ATGCTCGCCA AGTTTGGGCTCCCTCCTGAAGGCAATAAGCAGGAGGCCGGCCCACGTACGAGGCCCATCTACAAGGAAACGAAACGGAGCACAACTAGTGACGTGGCTCAAGATGAATGGGGGAGGAAGCGTCACGGCTCACGCGGCGAAGCTTCTAGCGTCTGGCGACCCGAGTCTACAAAGGGATATTTTCGCCTTGGTTTCGTTTCCGTTTCTCCTCCGTTTCATACTCGTTGGCTGTTAGCCACCCAGGCGAcacggaaccctagccgccgccgtatGCCGAACCCCACGCCGTACGCCTCCCTCCTCAATGACGCCCCTCCCGCCGACGtcgacggcgccgacgccgacctcGACCTCTGCCCGGACGGCGGCCTGTGCTGGCCGGACGACCCGCTAGAGACGGTCATAGGCTACGTGTCCATGCTCGACGACGGCTTCTTGGAGGGCCTCGGGCTGGGCTCCCTGCCGCCGCGGGGCCCCGTCGGCGACGGCAAAGACTACCCCGGGGGTTCGCTGGCGGGCATGAAGGCCGACGCGGACCTCAGTTCGCCGGCGGAGGAGGGACCTCTGTCTCTCTCTGACGCCGGCGCCCCCGGCGGCCGGAAGAGGAGCGCGTTCTACGTGTTCGACAGTAAGCCGGAGGGGTTGCCGCCGGCGCGAGCGCGCTCGCTGTCGTGCAGCACGACGACAACTTCGTCGTCCACCGCGTCCGGGACCCGCAGCCTCTCGCCCACACCCGGCGGGACCGAGGCGCCGCGGGAGCCTGCCTCCGAGGATGAGGACCTGCGTTGGAATTTGCCGAGGAAGCCGCACCACCGACGGGCCGTCCGCAGGCGCGCCGCCTACCCGTCCTGGTCTTTGGCTCTCCCGCCCGAGCTCATGTCGGCCCCAGCCTACGACTGTCACGGTGACAGCATTGCCAACGACGACAAAGACAAAGACTACGTGCTCAGCCACTGCAAGAACGGCCGCCGCGGCAATGGTGGTCCACGCCGGGCCGGGCGGCAGCAGAAGAAAACGGAAGGTAAGATTTGCACCCACTGCCGCGTGGAGGACACACCGCAATGGCGGACCGGGCCGGCCGGGAGCGGCACGCTGTGCAACGCATGCGGCATCCGGTACAAGATGGGTAAGCTATTCCCTGAGTACCGCCCGTCGACGAGCCCCGATTTCAGCAGCCTCGAGCACTCTAACCGCCACAAGAACGTGGAAAGAATCAGGGATCGGAAGAAGAAGTTGAAGGTGATGTCTCCCGAGGTGCAGGTGAGTCCGGACGCGGATGACAAACTACTCCTTCGAGTCTGTAAATATGAAAGGTAG